One genomic region from Desertibacillus haloalkaliphilus encodes:
- a CDS encoding ABC-F family ATP-binding cassette domain-containing protein: MILLQCVNLSKLFGSDPILANIKLEIKSKERTALVGRNGSGKSTLLKIIAGQMSYDSGEMIMPKDMKLGYLAQDTGLESELSIWDEMMTVFEPLKRMEVKLRKLEEQMADSDTLANQTNYQKLMTEYDQLQIEFKDKGGYQYEADIRGILSGLKFGSFDYSTKISTLSGGQKTRLALGKLLLMKPDLLILDEPTNHLDIETLTWLEQYLANYDGAILIVSHDRYFLDKIVTNVYELARTEITKYHGNYSDYLEEKEKRYELEMKQYEKQKEEVAKLEEFVQKNIARASTTKRAQSRRKKLEKMSVMDRPSGDQKSASFSFDIERQSGNDVLKINDLSVGYDKQKPLFSNLTMSINRGESVALIGPNGIGKSTLLKAITKEVAKLDGTITYGSNVTIGYYDQEQTKLDSNKQVLHELWDEYPLTPEKEIRTVLGNFLFSGDDVLKIVSDLSGGEKARLALAKLMMKKANFLIFDEPTNHLDLDSKEVLEAALIDYPGTLLFVSHDRYFLNRLATHIVELTEDGLTDYIGDYDYYLVKKDEQRQREELHAKEVEKQTAPSTKSDKINFQLDKEAKKRERQRIRRIEEIEKTIEQLEEEVAEHEETLCEPEIFQDHERLQELQQAIDEKKAELDKLMDEWETLQEE, translated from the coding sequence ATGATTCTATTACAATGTGTAAACCTTTCAAAATTATTTGGGTCTGACCCAATTTTAGCAAATATTAAGTTAGAAATTAAATCAAAAGAACGAACCGCACTCGTCGGAAGAAACGGTTCTGGTAAGTCAACATTATTGAAAATCATTGCCGGGCAAATGAGCTACGATTCCGGTGAGATGATTATGCCAAAAGACATGAAGCTCGGCTATCTTGCTCAAGACACTGGGTTAGAATCGGAGTTATCGATTTGGGACGAGATGATGACGGTTTTTGAACCGCTTAAACGAATGGAAGTCAAATTACGAAAGTTAGAAGAACAGATGGCTGATTCAGATACACTCGCCAACCAAACCAACTATCAGAAATTAATGACAGAATATGATCAATTACAAATTGAGTTCAAGGATAAAGGCGGGTATCAGTATGAGGCTGATATCCGCGGTATATTATCAGGGTTAAAATTTGGATCTTTTGATTATTCGACAAAGATTTCTACATTAAGTGGTGGCCAAAAAACAAGACTCGCGCTCGGAAAGTTATTGTTAATGAAGCCCGATCTACTCATTTTAGACGAGCCAACCAACCACCTAGATATAGAAACACTAACATGGCTCGAGCAATATTTAGCGAATTATGACGGTGCTATTTTGATCGTCTCCCATGATCGCTATTTTCTCGACAAAATTGTCACAAACGTATATGAACTCGCCCGTACAGAAATCACCAAGTACCACGGTAACTATAGTGATTATCTCGAGGAGAAAGAAAAGCGTTACGAATTAGAAATGAAGCAATACGAAAAACAAAAAGAAGAAGTAGCCAAGCTCGAAGAATTTGTCCAAAAAAACATTGCAAGAGCCTCAACGACAAAACGAGCACAAAGTCGACGTAAGAAGTTAGAGAAAATGTCTGTGATGGATCGACCTTCAGGCGACCAAAAATCAGCGTCATTCTCATTTGATATTGAACGTCAAAGCGGAAATGACGTTCTGAAAATCAATGACCTTTCTGTCGGCTACGACAAACAAAAACCGTTATTTTCTAATCTTACGATGAGTATTAATCGTGGCGAAAGCGTCGCTCTAATTGGTCCTAATGGTATTGGCAAATCAACATTGCTTAAGGCAATCACAAAGGAAGTCGCTAAGCTAGACGGTACAATTACTTATGGAAGCAATGTCACGATTGGTTATTATGACCAGGAACAGACAAAGCTTGACTCTAATAAACAAGTTTTACACGAACTGTGGGACGAATACCCACTCACACCAGAGAAAGAGATTCGAACCGTTCTTGGAAACTTCTTATTCAGTGGTGATGATGTCTTAAAAATTGTTTCCGATCTAAGCGGAGGAGAAAAAGCGCGTCTAGCCCTCGCCAAGCTTATGATGAAAAAAGCTAATTTCTTAATTTTTGATGAACCGACAAACCACCTAGACCTTGATAGCAAAGAAGTGCTAGAAGCTGCCTTAATTGACTACCCAGGAACACTCCTATTTGTCTCACATGACCGTTATTTCTTAAACCGCTTGGCAACCCATATTGTGGAGTTAACAGAGGATGGGCTAACTGACTATATCGGTGATTATGATTATTATTTGGTGAAAAAAGACGAACAAAGGCAACGTGAAGAATTACACGCCAAAGAAGTCGAAAAGCAAACAGCTCCTTCAACAAAAAGCGATAAAATAAACTTCCAGCTTGATAAAGAAGCAAAAAAGCGCGAAAGACAACGAATTCGTCGAATCGAAGAGATTGAGAAAACAATTGAACAGTTAGAGGAAGAAGTCGCAGAACACGAAGAGACGTTGTGTGAACCGGAGATTTTTCAAGATCATGAGCGTTTACAGGAACTGCAACAAGCAATTGATGAGAAGAAGGCAGAATTAGATAAGCTCATGGATGAATGGGAGACTTTACAAGAGGAGTAA